The Hypanus sabinus isolate sHypSab1 chromosome 2, sHypSab1.hap1, whole genome shotgun sequence DNA segment cgcccgggcccacggggaggtcctggagctgcaaaccggagactgcggttctataactcggaatctcctcatctgcctgctgtgcctctgccagtgcctcaaagtctaccccttgggaaagggcatgaacggtagggcgagagagcgcatccgccatgacattgtccttacccgagacgtgccggacatccgttgtgtattcagagatgtaggacaggtggcgttgctggcgggacgaccaggggtcggatgcttttgtaaacgcaaaggtaagcggtttgtggtccgtgaacgcggtgaagggccgaccttctaggaagtacctgaaatgccggattgccaggtagagcgccaacagttcccggttgaaagcactgtacttgagctcgggtggccgcaggtgtttgctgaaaaacaccaggggttgccagcgacctgcgatgagttgctccagcatcccACCTactgctgtgttagatgcgtccactgtgagggcggtaggggcatccattctgggatgtactagcattgcggcgttcgccaaagcttccttcatttgaacgaaagcggcggcggactcctcgtcccaggtaatgtccttgctcagacccgacatcagggcgaacagggggcgcatgatccgggcagctgaagggaggaagcagtggtagaaattgcCCATACCTACGAGTTCCTGAAGgctgatcgtggtgggtcgggggaagtggcggaccgcatctaccttagtgggcagaggggttgccccgtctttagtaatcctgtggcccaggaagtcaatggcatcgagtccgaactggcatttggcggggttgattgtaagaccgtactcactcagtcgggcgcagagttgacggaggtgggacagatgctcctgacgactgctgctggctatgaggatgtcatccaaatagatgaatgcgaagtccaggtcccgtcccaccgcgtccattagccgctggaacgtctgtgcggcattcttcaggccgaacggcatgcagaggaactcgaaaaggccaaacggggtgatgagagccgttttggggacgtcatcaggatgcatcgggatttgatggtaccctcggacgaggtctaacttggagaagatccgtgtgccatgcaggtttgctgcaaagtcctgaatgtgcggcacagggtagcggtccggtgtggtagcctcgttcagcctgcggtagtcaccgcacggtctccagcctcccgtcgctttgggcaccatgtgcaggggggaggcccatgggctgtcggaccgccggatgatccccaattcctccattctcttggaactcctccttcgccagtcggagcttgtcggggggaagccgccgagcgcgggcgtggaggggtggtccctgggtcgggatgtggtgctgtatgccgtgttggggcatggccgctgtgaactgcggtgccagaaccgatgggaaatccgccaggaccctggtgaagtcgttgtcggacagcatgatggagccgaggtgagtggctggcaactgggctgcacccagggagaacgtctgaaaggtctcggcatgtaccagtctcttcctgggcaggtcgacagtaggctgtgagcccacaaaaaatctgcacccagaagcggttgggctacagcggccagtgtaaagtcccacgtgaactggctggagccgaactgtagctgaacctgacgggtgccataggtccttactgtgctgccgttcacggccctcagtgggggacccggtgccctgctgcgggtgtcgtaactcatcggaggtaaaacgctgatctcggcaccagtatcgaccaaaaaccggcgtcccgaccttctatcccacacatacaggaggctatcccgatggccagccgccgtagccatcagcggcagctggccctggcgtttcccgggaacttgcagggcgggcgacaacggcgggcttctgcgccccaccgctggtggtagaagcaccagtgttcattgggccgggggttggcgggctctgcggccgggcctggactggtttgctgccgggagcatggctgggagatctgtgcgatggacgccctgctcacctttttggcgttccacagcaagtccgcccgggctgccaccttccgggggtcactgaaatccgcgtcggacagcagcaggcgtatgtcctcgggcagctgctccaggaatgcctgctcaaacatgagggagggattgtgtcctccggccagagacaacatctcattcattaaagccgatggaggtctgtctcccaagccatccaggtgcagtaaacgggcagcccgctcgcgccatgagagtccaaaagtcctgaggagcagggctttgaattccgtgtacttaccgtctgccgggggcgactgtacgaactccgcgacctgggccgctgtgtcctggttgagggagctcaccatgtagtagtagcgggtgtcttctgaggtgacctggcgaacgtggaattgggcttcggcttgctggaaccataggttcggtcgctgtgtccagaaacccggcagtttcaacgaaactgcatgaacagaggcggcgtcggtcatttctggtccaaaaatcgtttggaccgtcggggtcaccaattgtagcggtgtgctacatgcagcgctaaaattacgacacggagtcggtaactgcagtcgaaggaaaaactttattcgaaatcttcagcctcacttttaagcctccctcaacctgccccccgtggcgcagaggctccaaagctctgtgctcgcaaacccccgtaggctatctaattgtgagccggttcggatgtgccaggaaatgggtcgccacatccccttccttttgattcagcttatgaaacctaaagcaattAACAATGGGTTTAGTTCTAAATatccctgcattactttcacagtgGAGCTAACTTTGGCTGATttacttccagtaagatggtggtgCATGCAAATGCAGCGGCCTCTAAGGAACCAACCAATGGTGCTTTTTTCTTTGTAAAACTTGTTTTTTTACAATCCAAAGACTATTCTACTCCAAGAGCTTCAGGCACTGCCCGGCTAATCCGTCAGTGAACTGCtcttgaaaaaaaaaattctttattATCATCcaatactcactgtttatgaactctaatttctcactgcacttcaacaggtaggtagtcgtcTTGGGTTTGTTTCAAATTTCCCTATAAccactgttatgctttgtaactccaaaatgtTAAACTAATTGAAAACAAAACAGGGAACCAGAATAACTTGTGTATGCTAGTTTCGCTTTTACTTTAAGCCAGGAATGCATGTAACACACAATGACATATGCCATCCATATATTTTTAGATATAAcctataattaattatttaaatgaacaagaatgtttcatcaaacaatatatttacgatattactcaaatattaaatacacaagttATGCATGTGTGGATTTGTGAGAAAGAGAGATATgaatgtatgtgtatgtgtgtgatatgTACTAGTGAAAGATGAATAATATTTCATGTTAATTACTTTCCTGTCATGTATGCAAGTTGCATCAGTGTTGAGTTGTGAACATCCTTGCAGCAAAGTTAATTGTTTTGTCGACTGGTTCCAAATAAATTTACCTTACACTAATGTGGTATCTGAGCTCGTTTCCCTCTAAGATTAATTGCAGTAAATTACACTTAGACTGTACCACTGAATAGTTAGTTCATACATTAGCCTCTAACCTTTGTCCTTAAAAGAGCTAGAAATTGTACCTCATTACATTTGCAAACTGACTTATTAACAGAAGAATAAATTAAGTAAAGAAATCTTCTGCAAAATAGGAGGTAGAACCATTTTTGAGCACCCCACATCCCGGATAGATTCacccattttgttttatttatccaCAATAAGACAGCAATGAAACATGGTTTTTCCAGTTTGGATGATTACTAGTACTTTTAAGGATAGAGGCTAGAAGCTGACTCGTGGTTTAAATTGTTATTTGGATATTCTACGAGTGTCATTTAATTGCAAACAATCCAAGAGGAAAACTATCTCAAATACCAGCTCTGTGTAAAGCGCATTCATTTAGAATCAGAGTGCAAATAAAACAGGTAACATTGCTAGAAAGAAGTTCATAACCATCCCTGGAGCTAAATTTTCTGCCAGGAAATGAAAGACATTAGAGTGTGGCACACAAAACCTATATGGAATCATTATTCATTCATGAATTACTAAGAGGTTCATCACTTTAGTTCAGCCAACAATAATAAAGTCAGAATCTTAAATGCAAGCCATTGACAGTTTTCCTATGGTTGAAAGTTTCATTTGAATGAATCAAGTATCCTGATGGTGCTAATCAGTGGGGTTTACACGCCTAATGTGCCTCAGCAGTGATAAAGTTTGGATTGACTTTGTCACCTCTCGGTACCGCAGTGCATAAACATATGGGGAAACTGCTTTGGGTAACATCATAAGCAAATTTGCCATTGACATATTGATCCAGAGTCCTGTCACATAGGAAATCAGGTCCATTTCTTGGAGTGTACCCCCTGCCACCAGCACAAGCAAAGGGATGAAGTAAAAGAATAGCAGCATTGAATGAATAAGGTAAGTCTGCCTTGCCCTGGAGTTGCCAGTCCATATTCCTGACGTCTTAGTTTTGCAGTATAACATGACATAGCTACTGGAAATCAGTACTAAACATATTAGAAAGTAAATTACTGTAAAACTGTAATACATTTTTAATATAGGTAATCGAAGGAAGGAAAACATGAATATCAAAGGTAAAATACAAACTGATATTGTGGACAATGGATTCTGTTGAGTTCCGAGTGTCATTATATAAATGACAGATGGAGCTGTGGCAGAAGCAATACAAATACAGATGATGATTTTCAGGGCCCTGGATCGAGGTAAAAGTGAGGGATAATGAAGGGGCCAGCTAACAGCCACATAAGTGTCCACCACCATTGCAGTAACTGTCAGAAGGCCATTACAGTAAGACACTGTTAACACATACAATAGTGTTTCGCAAACAACTTTAGGCATCCCGACACCTGCAGCATTAAGGATGTCGATGAAGGTGTTCAGTACTGAATAAATTAGATCATTAACCAAAGTGTTGGCAAGCAGCAGATACCTGGTTTCCTGATGAAGGTTGTTGTTTGAAAAGATGGCAATCAAGACAAGAGGTGCAGCCAACAATGAGGCAAAAAGGCAAATTATCAGAGGAATCATCAAAATGTTTGTTTTGGAGTGTCCCAAAGCATTCACCCATGCTTGCATGTCTTCGTGCTGAAGAAAATCCATGGAATGGGAAGCATTTGCAGGGAACTGTACAGTAACGAGTTCTTCAGCTAGAAGAGACATCTCATTGTGGTTGGCATGATGATTGCAATTATACAAATTCATTGCATACCACTTGAAATCAACTCATGACCACAAATTAGTGTTTGCTTTCATCCAGTCCAGCAAGGGTCTTCAACTTGATTTGCTCATTTTGATCAAAATCCCTTCAGTCTTACTGCAGATAATACTTGCACTCATGTGATCCTGTATATTCTTGAAAAGTAAAGAAGAAAAATCCTCCTCTTCAAGTGTAAAAGGAACAATTCTTCACACAGTTCTTATATGCAGCTCGAAGCTGGTTCAGTATGTGCTTTCTTAATTTCATAAACATATTCATAAAAATAAATGTAGCAGAAGCTGAAACCAAGATCCAGACTTAAATAGAATTTTATCTTTATCtgattaaaaaaacaaaattctcTACCAAATATGTTCCTTCAAATGGAATTGGTTTAGTGCCCTAAAAATCAGCACAGCACCAAATCTGTCGCTTGCAGCAGAGCAGAGACACACTGCCACTTCATTTGTCAGGAGACAGGTTGTTGATTTGACACTCATTGGACACATTGTTTGATTTGACACTTCATTGGATGCATTTTATCCGATCAATGCCAGTGAACAGAAGGATTTCATTAATTAAAACAGATTCTAAATGAATAACAGCTCCATCTCTCAAGCTAACACGAAACCACATTTGTCACTTCTCATGCTCCAAAGATTGAATTTGTTTTTAATAGCAATATCATTATTGGTTTTGTACAGAAAATCCTTTAAGTAACCTTTTAGGATAATGCGATATTGGTACTGGAGTCAGCTGAATAAACTTATCCAAGCAGATCATCTTGCAGTTTTTGACCTATTACATTGCCCAATTATTGATCAACACATCTCATTCCTGTAAGTGTTAGGCTTGCTTTGCGGGCTTAGATAGGGAatgttgggagaacacacaccagtctgttTTGAGGGGTAGGTGGTTGAGATGAGCAACTTCTAGATCCCGAGCACCATCAACTCAGATGatctcaaacatgagaaaatcttcagatactggaaatccgaagcaatacacacaaaatgctggtggaactcagcaggccaggcagtatctgtggaaaagagtaaacagttgacgtttcaggccaaggcccttcctcaggactgcctattgaattcctccagcattttgtgtgtgttgctttgtcccAGATGATCTgatctgggcccaacacattgatgaaggtggcaTGCCAGCAGCTCTTTGTcataagtttgaggagatttggtatgtcactgaaAGACCCTTGAACATTTCTAGATACATTCAGCGGACACTTTTTTAGGTACCTCCTAATATtgatcttttgctgctgtagcccatccatttcaaggttcaacatgttgtgcattcagtgtTGCAACTGAACTCAACAGTCAGTGCTGCCCTTCTGCACATCACAGTTGTAATGCATATTAATTGAGTTAGTCACTTTGGTCACAGTATTTAGTTACACAccgaacacaaaactacagtaaaaTTCAATAGACAAAGAATAGCATTAGCACCAGTTCTTGAGTTGGATGGCATGAAGATAGATGGTGCACAGTATTTACGACAATTAATAACTTATTCTTATGAGGTCCCTAGAGTTCACTGATAACTTATTTTCAATCtgatggtgtgggttctgaggtggcTAATGAAGCCACTAATGATAACTCctgacatttctgcagacagggCACCGAGTGTTAGAAAGTGTGGGTGGCTTGCGAGGAGGCGCATTTCATTTACTGCTTTTGCAAGTCTGATGCAAGGTCTTAGTTCTCAAAACCATCTGGGATACTTCTTCCCCACTTGGAATTTGCTTGTTATTGTCACACGTATAGTGAAAAAAATTGTTTTGCTTGTCATCCATACAAATATCATTCATATCAGTCATATATCAAATGTCACCATTTCAGTACACTGAAGTCGTACATGGAAAAGCAATCACAGCTTGCAgaatagtgttacagatacagagaacatgcagtgcaggtggacaataaggtagatagtggggtcaagtcTCAATCTCATCATGCTAGGGTCCACTTTAACAGTGCGATAAAAGCTGGCCTGTGCCTGGTGGTTCATGCTTTAAGGACATTCCTGAGTATTTTCCCCTGTCTCGCTGGCAATCTTTTCCCATTCTGAGCTCAGAATTGAGGGTCAGCTATGCAAATGCGAATTGTTCAGTATTCAGTGCAACTAAGACCTGTTGGGTTAGGGTCTAATCTGTCACTTTTCTTGTCATCTAACCTTCTTTATGCTTGCTCACGTTTATATAATCCCCTATTTGTAATGTTCAGTGGATTTTTAATCATTTGCACCATCTTCCTTATTTGCAGCCTGCATCGTGCTACAAATAGAACCATTTCATAGGGTGATCTTATAAAGGAATTTCTTTCCATGTCTAGTTTGAACTAGTTTTCAGTATCATGAAAGAGCACAAGGAAGATGGTTTATTAGAGGGAGCTGGTTACAGTTAGTCAGTTACCTGCTGTTGTGCTACTCACAGTATTTTACTGTTATTGCTTTGTTTTGAACACCTAATTAACAGCTGTGACTGCATGCTCATTCTTTCCTTCTGGACAATATTATCTCCAGgtccaacaagagaaaatcagcagatgctggaaatccgagtaacacacaagcaatactggaggaactcagcaggccaggcagtatttatggaaaaaagtacagttgacgttttgggccaaaacccttcagcagggccgGAGAAAAACtgctgagtagatttaaaaggtgtgggggggggggaggggatagaTAAACACAAGGAAATAGGTGAAATCTgggggggaagggatgaagtaaagagctgggaagttgattggtgacagtgattggccatggaagaaagaaaccggggggaggagcaccagagtggagcagtgggcaggaAAGAAGAATAAAGGAAGGATAAAGGGAAATAATGAGGGGGGGTTGGGgggtattactggaagtttgagaaatcgatgttcatatcataaggttggaggctacccaaacaaaatataaggtgttgttcctccaacttaagcgtggcctcatcacgatagtggaggaggccatggatggacatatcagagtgggaatggcaagtggaatttaaaagggtggccactgggagatcccacttattctggcagatggagtgtagatgctcggtgaagtggACTCCCAATTTACATCAGATCTCACCGATACACAAGctgccacactgggagcaccagacacagtaacagactgacaggtgaagtgttgcctcacctggaagacaatttagggctctgaatggtagtgagggaggaggtgcagcacTTGCTCTGCtcacaagggtaagtgccaggagggagattggtggggagggacgaatgacaagggagtcgtgtagggagcgaccCCTGCAGAAAGCACACATTGTCAAGAACACGTTGATATTAACATTCCAGTGTTTAAGGATGCCTGCTGCATGTGGTCTCAGAATCTTAAACAACAACAGGGATCAATTGCTGACAGCACATCATCTTCACACTTGTTAAGCTATTCTGACTCCAAATTGTACACAAGTCCTCTTAAATGCTTATGCTGTTTccaatgatctgtatggatagcaTGTATAACAAAGTAGATGCTACAATAATACATGAATTAACCAAACACAAAAAACTGCAGTGACACAAAATACAAAATTTGAAATACAATAATGCAAAATAGTCACATAAAATCCATTTCTATCACCAAACAATAATAGAATACCTATAATTTTGAAGGCTTCAAAGGAaaacaaattaattttaattttgaaTGACCTGCA contains these protein-coding regions:
- the LOC132405169 gene encoding probable G-protein coupled receptor 148; protein product: MNLYNCNHHANHNEMSLLAEELVTVQFPANASHSMDFLQHEDMQAWVNALGHSKTNILMIPLIICLFASLLAAPLVLIAIFSNNNLHQETRYLLLANTLVNDLIYSVLNTFIDILNAAGVGMPKVVCETLLYVLTVSYCNGLLTVTAMVVDTYVAVSWPLHYPSLLPRSRALKIIICICIASATAPSVIYIMTLGTQQNPLSTISVCILPLIFMFSFLRLPILKMYYSFTVIYFLICLVLISSSYVMLYCKTKTSGIWTGNSRARQTYLIHSMLLFFYFIPLLVLVAGGTLQEMDLISYVTGLWINMSMANLLMMLPKAVSPYVYALRYREVTKSIQTLSLLRHIRRVNPTD